A genomic segment from Dendropsophus ebraccatus isolate aDenEbr1 chromosome 7, aDenEbr1.pat, whole genome shotgun sequence encodes:
- the SLC4A11 gene encoding solute carrier family 4 member 11 isoform X2, which translates to MAAARRVFHLQPCESPPAAMSRNGYFFEETGYLKCDTDDGCDNKEEEGGGGEELFDTVHSSIVSGESIRFFVNVNLEGPQNTTAENESHGCVLLHTSRKYLKLKNFEEEVRAHRDLDGFLAKASIILDETATSLDDVLREMLKHFVEDPENAEPSCNFDKIMSTLFTDSGAPREGNVHLLSDTIQGVTATATGVQYQQSWLCIICTIKSLQRRHVCISRLERPQNWGENSCEVRFVILVLAPPKMKSTKTATEVGRTFATMFSDIAFRQKLLETKTEEEFKEALVHQRHLLTVVNRHSSVNDGHKVHSHKPLKLQEFLNVGKGIFDDIARRLPVYPLDFTDGIIGNNKAIGKYITTMIFLYFACLLPSIAFGSLNDESTGGVIDVQKTIVGQCIGGVIYALFSGQPLVVLLTTAPLALYINVIRGICDDYHLDFKAFYAWTGLWNSCFLVLYSLFNCSLLMKLFKRSTEEIIALFISITFVLDALKGIIKIFKKYYLEAPDSHYRKESFDTFPNVTLSPDTLFNSTLNISILHSHGADHEDLQHGKESAVLSLMLMFGTLWLGHTLYQFKKSPYLHSRVREMLSDCALPISVLTFSVVGSYFFQDISIAKFNYIETESLFVLAPIGSLSMGSITSAMGLGFLLSMLFFIEQNIVASLTNAPENRLVKGTAYHWDLLLVALINTGLSVFGMPWIHAAFPHSPMHVRALANVEERVEHGHIYETIVSVKETRLTSLVANILVGLSLFLLPLPLQWIPKPVLYGLFLYIALTSIDGSQLFERVALLLKEQTAYPPTHYIRRVPQRKIHYFTGLQVLQLVILCGFGMSPLPYMKMIFPLIMIGMIPIRYNLLPKIIESKYLDAMDAEH; encoded by the exons cagAAAATGAGAGCCACGGCTGTGTATTGCTTCACACCTCcagaaaa TACCTAAAATTAAAGAACTTTGAGGAGGAGGTGAGAGCCCACCGGGACCTGGACGGCTTCCTTGCCAAAGCCAGCATTATCCTGGATGAGACGGCGACCTCTCTGGATGACGTCCTGCGGGAGATGCTCAAGCACTTTGTGGAAGACCCGGAGAACGCTGAGCCCAGCTGCAACTTTGACAAAATCATGAGCACTTTATTCACAGACTCCGGCGCTCCGAGGGAAGGGAATG tacatCTGCTTTCGGACACAATCCAAGGGGTGACGGCCACGGCCACAGGTGTTCAGTACCAGCAGTCCTGGCTCTGTATAAT TTGCACTATAAAGTCACTTCAGAGACGACATGTTTGCATCAGCCGACTGGAGAGGCCGCAGAATTGGGGGGAGAACTCCTGTGAAGTGAGGTTCGTCATTCTCGTCCTGGCTCCTCCAAAAATG AAAAGTACCAAAACCGCAACAGAAGTGGGAAGGACGTTTGCAACCATGTTTTCAGACATTGCCTTCCGGCAGAAACTTCTAGAAACCAAAACAGAGGAGGAGTTTAAGGAAGCGTTGGTTCACCAGCGGCACCTCCTGACAGTAGTCAACAGGCACTCTTCAGTGAACGATGGCCACAAAGTCCACAGCCACAAACCTCTAAAG CTACAAGAATTTCTCAATGTGGGAAAGGGAATTTTCGATGATATTGCGCGGAGACTGCCAGTCTACCCTTTGGATTTTACGGACG GTATTATCGGAAATAACAAGGCCATCGGAAAGTACATAACAACTATGATTTTCTTGTACTTTGCATGCCTCCTGCCCTCAATCGCCTTTGGCTCATTGAATGATGAAAGCACTGGCGGGGTGATTG ACGTGCAGAAGACAATTGTTGGTCAGTGCATTGGGGGGGTGATATACGCACTCTTCTCTGGGCAACCTCTAGTGGTTTTACTGACGACAGCACCCTTGGCCCTATATATCAATG TTATCCGTGGAATCTGTGATGACTACCACCTGGACTTCAAAGCTTTTTACGCCTGGACGGGGCTGTGGAATAGCTGCTTCCTGGTCCTATATTCTCTGTTCAATTGTAGCCTGCTCATGAAGCTGTTTAAGAG GTCGACAGAAGAAATCATAGCACTTTTTATCTCCATAACGTTTGTGCTGGACGCACTCAAAGGGATTATCAAAA TTTTTAAGAAGTATTACCTGGAAGCCCCTGACTCCCATTATCGTAAGGAGTCTTTTGACACCTTTCCCAATGTTACCTTGTCACCTGACACCTTATTCAACTCCACCCTGAACATCTCCATCCTGCACAGTCACGGCGCCGATCACGAGGATTTACAGCACGGGAAGGAGTCGGCTGTCCTCAGCCTCATGCTCATGTTTGGGACCTTGTGGCTCGGTCACACGTTGTACCAGTTCAAGAAGAG CCCCTACCTGCACTCAAGAGTCCGAGAAATGCTGTCCGATTGTGCGCTGCCCATATCCGTCCTGACCTTCTCTGTGGTGGGGTCGTATTTCTTCCAGGATATAAGCA TCGCAAAGTTTAACTATATAGAAACAGAGAGCCTGTTCGTGCTGGCGCCTATCGGGTCACTCTCCATGGGATCTATCACCAGTGCCATGGGCCTAGGGTTCCTCCTGTCCATGTTGTTCTTCATAGAACAGAACATTGTGGCGTCCCTTACCAATGCACCTGAGAACAG GCTGGTGAAAGGGACGGCGTATCACTGGGATCTCCTCCTCGTGGCTCTTATTAACACCGGATTGTCCGTATTCGGGATGCCCTGGATCCACGCAGCCTTCCCTCACTCGCCGATGCACGTCCGAGCGCTGGCCAATGTGGAAGAGAGAGTGGAGCATGGGCATATCTATGAGAC GATTGTAAGTGTGAAGGAGACGCGTCTGACATCGCTGGTGGCGAACATACTGGTTGGCCTCTCCCTCTTCCTTCTGCCTCTTCCACTTCAGTGGATCCCGAAACCTGTCCTGTACGGCCTTTTCCTGTACATCGCCCTGACCTCCATAGACGGCAGCCAgctctttgagcgggtggctttGCTGTTGAAAGAGCAG ACCGCGTACCCCCCCACCCATTACATCAGAAGGGTCCCCCAGAGGAAGATTCACTACTTCACCGGCCTCCAGGTCCTGCAGCTTGTTATTCTGTGTGGCTTCGGCATGTCGCCTCTGCCGTACATGAAGATGATCTTTCCTCTGATTATGATAGGAATGATCCCCATCAG GTACAACCTACTACCCAAGATTATCGAATCCAAATACCTGGACGCAATGGACGCTGAACATTAG
- the SLC4A11 gene encoding solute carrier family 4 member 11 isoform X3 has product MIQSELGQQSVPGCESPPAAMSRNGYFFEETGYLKCDTDDGCDNKEEEGGGGEELFDTVHSSIVSGESIRFFVNVNLEGPQNTTENESHGCVLLHTSRKYLKLKNFEEEVRAHRDLDGFLAKASIILDETATSLDDVLREMLKHFVEDPENAEPSCNFDKIMSTLFTDSGAPREGNVHLLSDTIQGVTATATGVQYQQSWLCIICTIKSLQRRHVCISRLERPQNWGENSCEVRFVILVLAPPKMKSTKTATEVGRTFATMFSDIAFRQKLLETKTEEEFKEALVHQRHLLTVVNRHSSVNDGHKVHSHKPLKLQEFLNVGKGIFDDIARRLPVYPLDFTDGIIGNNKAIGKYITTMIFLYFACLLPSIAFGSLNDESTGGVIDVQKTIVGQCIGGVIYALFSGQPLVVLLTTAPLALYINVIRGICDDYHLDFKAFYAWTGLWNSCFLVLYSLFNCSLLMKLFKRSTEEIIALFISITFVLDALKGIIKIFKKYYLEAPDSHYRKESFDTFPNVTLSPDTLFNSTLNISILHSHGADHEDLQHGKESAVLSLMLMFGTLWLGHTLYQFKKSPYLHSRVREMLSDCALPISVLTFSVVGSYFFQDISIAKFNYIETESLFVLAPIGSLSMGSITSAMGLGFLLSMLFFIEQNIVASLTNAPENRLVKGTAYHWDLLLVALINTGLSVFGMPWIHAAFPHSPMHVRALANVEERVEHGHIYETIVSVKETRLTSLVANILVGLSLFLLPLPLQWIPKPVLYGLFLYIALTSIDGSQLFERVALLLKEQTAYPPTHYIRRVPQRKIHYFTGLQVLQLVILCGFGMSPLPYMKMIFPLIMIGMIPIRYNLLPKIIESKYLDAMDAEH; this is encoded by the exons AAAATGAGAGCCACGGCTGTGTATTGCTTCACACCTCcagaaaa TACCTAAAATTAAAGAACTTTGAGGAGGAGGTGAGAGCCCACCGGGACCTGGACGGCTTCCTTGCCAAAGCCAGCATTATCCTGGATGAGACGGCGACCTCTCTGGATGACGTCCTGCGGGAGATGCTCAAGCACTTTGTGGAAGACCCGGAGAACGCTGAGCCCAGCTGCAACTTTGACAAAATCATGAGCACTTTATTCACAGACTCCGGCGCTCCGAGGGAAGGGAATG tacatCTGCTTTCGGACACAATCCAAGGGGTGACGGCCACGGCCACAGGTGTTCAGTACCAGCAGTCCTGGCTCTGTATAAT TTGCACTATAAAGTCACTTCAGAGACGACATGTTTGCATCAGCCGACTGGAGAGGCCGCAGAATTGGGGGGAGAACTCCTGTGAAGTGAGGTTCGTCATTCTCGTCCTGGCTCCTCCAAAAATG AAAAGTACCAAAACCGCAACAGAAGTGGGAAGGACGTTTGCAACCATGTTTTCAGACATTGCCTTCCGGCAGAAACTTCTAGAAACCAAAACAGAGGAGGAGTTTAAGGAAGCGTTGGTTCACCAGCGGCACCTCCTGACAGTAGTCAACAGGCACTCTTCAGTGAACGATGGCCACAAAGTCCACAGCCACAAACCTCTAAAG CTACAAGAATTTCTCAATGTGGGAAAGGGAATTTTCGATGATATTGCGCGGAGACTGCCAGTCTACCCTTTGGATTTTACGGACG GTATTATCGGAAATAACAAGGCCATCGGAAAGTACATAACAACTATGATTTTCTTGTACTTTGCATGCCTCCTGCCCTCAATCGCCTTTGGCTCATTGAATGATGAAAGCACTGGCGGGGTGATTG ACGTGCAGAAGACAATTGTTGGTCAGTGCATTGGGGGGGTGATATACGCACTCTTCTCTGGGCAACCTCTAGTGGTTTTACTGACGACAGCACCCTTGGCCCTATATATCAATG TTATCCGTGGAATCTGTGATGACTACCACCTGGACTTCAAAGCTTTTTACGCCTGGACGGGGCTGTGGAATAGCTGCTTCCTGGTCCTATATTCTCTGTTCAATTGTAGCCTGCTCATGAAGCTGTTTAAGAG GTCGACAGAAGAAATCATAGCACTTTTTATCTCCATAACGTTTGTGCTGGACGCACTCAAAGGGATTATCAAAA TTTTTAAGAAGTATTACCTGGAAGCCCCTGACTCCCATTATCGTAAGGAGTCTTTTGACACCTTTCCCAATGTTACCTTGTCACCTGACACCTTATTCAACTCCACCCTGAACATCTCCATCCTGCACAGTCACGGCGCCGATCACGAGGATTTACAGCACGGGAAGGAGTCGGCTGTCCTCAGCCTCATGCTCATGTTTGGGACCTTGTGGCTCGGTCACACGTTGTACCAGTTCAAGAAGAG CCCCTACCTGCACTCAAGAGTCCGAGAAATGCTGTCCGATTGTGCGCTGCCCATATCCGTCCTGACCTTCTCTGTGGTGGGGTCGTATTTCTTCCAGGATATAAGCA TCGCAAAGTTTAACTATATAGAAACAGAGAGCCTGTTCGTGCTGGCGCCTATCGGGTCACTCTCCATGGGATCTATCACCAGTGCCATGGGCCTAGGGTTCCTCCTGTCCATGTTGTTCTTCATAGAACAGAACATTGTGGCGTCCCTTACCAATGCACCTGAGAACAG GCTGGTGAAAGGGACGGCGTATCACTGGGATCTCCTCCTCGTGGCTCTTATTAACACCGGATTGTCCGTATTCGGGATGCCCTGGATCCACGCAGCCTTCCCTCACTCGCCGATGCACGTCCGAGCGCTGGCCAATGTGGAAGAGAGAGTGGAGCATGGGCATATCTATGAGAC GATTGTAAGTGTGAAGGAGACGCGTCTGACATCGCTGGTGGCGAACATACTGGTTGGCCTCTCCCTCTTCCTTCTGCCTCTTCCACTTCAGTGGATCCCGAAACCTGTCCTGTACGGCCTTTTCCTGTACATCGCCCTGACCTCCATAGACGGCAGCCAgctctttgagcgggtggctttGCTGTTGAAAGAGCAG ACCGCGTACCCCCCCACCCATTACATCAGAAGGGTCCCCCAGAGGAAGATTCACTACTTCACCGGCCTCCAGGTCCTGCAGCTTGTTATTCTGTGTGGCTTCGGCATGTCGCCTCTGCCGTACATGAAGATGATCTTTCCTCTGATTATGATAGGAATGATCCCCATCAG GTACAACCTACTACCCAAGATTATCGAATCCAAATACCTGGACGCAATGGACGCTGAACATTAG
- the SLC4A11 gene encoding solute carrier family 4 member 11 isoform X4, which yields MSRNGYFFEETGYLKCDTDDGCDNKEEEGGGGEELFDTVHSSIVSGESIRFFVNVNLEGPQNTTAENESHGCVLLHTSRKYLKLKNFEEEVRAHRDLDGFLAKASIILDETATSLDDVLREMLKHFVEDPENAEPSCNFDKIMSTLFTDSGAPREGNVHLLSDTIQGVTATATGVQYQQSWLCIICTIKSLQRRHVCISRLERPQNWGENSCEVRFVILVLAPPKMKSTKTATEVGRTFATMFSDIAFRQKLLETKTEEEFKEALVHQRHLLTVVNRHSSVNDGHKVHSHKPLKLQEFLNVGKGIFDDIARRLPVYPLDFTDGIIGNNKAIGKYITTMIFLYFACLLPSIAFGSLNDESTGGVIDVQKTIVGQCIGGVIYALFSGQPLVVLLTTAPLALYINVIRGICDDYHLDFKAFYAWTGLWNSCFLVLYSLFNCSLLMKLFKRSTEEIIALFISITFVLDALKGIIKIFKKYYLEAPDSHYRKESFDTFPNVTLSPDTLFNSTLNISILHSHGADHEDLQHGKESAVLSLMLMFGTLWLGHTLYQFKKSPYLHSRVREMLSDCALPISVLTFSVVGSYFFQDISIAKFNYIETESLFVLAPIGSLSMGSITSAMGLGFLLSMLFFIEQNIVASLTNAPENRLVKGTAYHWDLLLVALINTGLSVFGMPWIHAAFPHSPMHVRALANVEERVEHGHIYETIVSVKETRLTSLVANILVGLSLFLLPLPLQWIPKPVLYGLFLYIALTSIDGSQLFERVALLLKEQTAYPPTHYIRRVPQRKIHYFTGLQVLQLVILCGFGMSPLPYMKMIFPLIMIGMIPIRYNLLPKIIESKYLDAMDAEH from the exons cagAAAATGAGAGCCACGGCTGTGTATTGCTTCACACCTCcagaaaa TACCTAAAATTAAAGAACTTTGAGGAGGAGGTGAGAGCCCACCGGGACCTGGACGGCTTCCTTGCCAAAGCCAGCATTATCCTGGATGAGACGGCGACCTCTCTGGATGACGTCCTGCGGGAGATGCTCAAGCACTTTGTGGAAGACCCGGAGAACGCTGAGCCCAGCTGCAACTTTGACAAAATCATGAGCACTTTATTCACAGACTCCGGCGCTCCGAGGGAAGGGAATG tacatCTGCTTTCGGACACAATCCAAGGGGTGACGGCCACGGCCACAGGTGTTCAGTACCAGCAGTCCTGGCTCTGTATAAT TTGCACTATAAAGTCACTTCAGAGACGACATGTTTGCATCAGCCGACTGGAGAGGCCGCAGAATTGGGGGGAGAACTCCTGTGAAGTGAGGTTCGTCATTCTCGTCCTGGCTCCTCCAAAAATG AAAAGTACCAAAACCGCAACAGAAGTGGGAAGGACGTTTGCAACCATGTTTTCAGACATTGCCTTCCGGCAGAAACTTCTAGAAACCAAAACAGAGGAGGAGTTTAAGGAAGCGTTGGTTCACCAGCGGCACCTCCTGACAGTAGTCAACAGGCACTCTTCAGTGAACGATGGCCACAAAGTCCACAGCCACAAACCTCTAAAG CTACAAGAATTTCTCAATGTGGGAAAGGGAATTTTCGATGATATTGCGCGGAGACTGCCAGTCTACCCTTTGGATTTTACGGACG GTATTATCGGAAATAACAAGGCCATCGGAAAGTACATAACAACTATGATTTTCTTGTACTTTGCATGCCTCCTGCCCTCAATCGCCTTTGGCTCATTGAATGATGAAAGCACTGGCGGGGTGATTG ACGTGCAGAAGACAATTGTTGGTCAGTGCATTGGGGGGGTGATATACGCACTCTTCTCTGGGCAACCTCTAGTGGTTTTACTGACGACAGCACCCTTGGCCCTATATATCAATG TTATCCGTGGAATCTGTGATGACTACCACCTGGACTTCAAAGCTTTTTACGCCTGGACGGGGCTGTGGAATAGCTGCTTCCTGGTCCTATATTCTCTGTTCAATTGTAGCCTGCTCATGAAGCTGTTTAAGAG GTCGACAGAAGAAATCATAGCACTTTTTATCTCCATAACGTTTGTGCTGGACGCACTCAAAGGGATTATCAAAA TTTTTAAGAAGTATTACCTGGAAGCCCCTGACTCCCATTATCGTAAGGAGTCTTTTGACACCTTTCCCAATGTTACCTTGTCACCTGACACCTTATTCAACTCCACCCTGAACATCTCCATCCTGCACAGTCACGGCGCCGATCACGAGGATTTACAGCACGGGAAGGAGTCGGCTGTCCTCAGCCTCATGCTCATGTTTGGGACCTTGTGGCTCGGTCACACGTTGTACCAGTTCAAGAAGAG CCCCTACCTGCACTCAAGAGTCCGAGAAATGCTGTCCGATTGTGCGCTGCCCATATCCGTCCTGACCTTCTCTGTGGTGGGGTCGTATTTCTTCCAGGATATAAGCA TCGCAAAGTTTAACTATATAGAAACAGAGAGCCTGTTCGTGCTGGCGCCTATCGGGTCACTCTCCATGGGATCTATCACCAGTGCCATGGGCCTAGGGTTCCTCCTGTCCATGTTGTTCTTCATAGAACAGAACATTGTGGCGTCCCTTACCAATGCACCTGAGAACAG GCTGGTGAAAGGGACGGCGTATCACTGGGATCTCCTCCTCGTGGCTCTTATTAACACCGGATTGTCCGTATTCGGGATGCCCTGGATCCACGCAGCCTTCCCTCACTCGCCGATGCACGTCCGAGCGCTGGCCAATGTGGAAGAGAGAGTGGAGCATGGGCATATCTATGAGAC GATTGTAAGTGTGAAGGAGACGCGTCTGACATCGCTGGTGGCGAACATACTGGTTGGCCTCTCCCTCTTCCTTCTGCCTCTTCCACTTCAGTGGATCCCGAAACCTGTCCTGTACGGCCTTTTCCTGTACATCGCCCTGACCTCCATAGACGGCAGCCAgctctttgagcgggtggctttGCTGTTGAAAGAGCAG ACCGCGTACCCCCCCACCCATTACATCAGAAGGGTCCCCCAGAGGAAGATTCACTACTTCACCGGCCTCCAGGTCCTGCAGCTTGTTATTCTGTGTGGCTTCGGCATGTCGCCTCTGCCGTACATGAAGATGATCTTTCCTCTGATTATGATAGGAATGATCCCCATCAG GTACAACCTACTACCCAAGATTATCGAATCCAAATACCTGGACGCAATGGACGCTGAACATTAG
- the SLC4A11 gene encoding solute carrier family 4 member 11 isoform X1: protein MIQSELGQQSVPGCESPPAAMSRNGYFFEETGYLKCDTDDGCDNKEEEGGGGEELFDTVHSSIVSGESIRFFVNVNLEGPQNTTAENESHGCVLLHTSRKYLKLKNFEEEVRAHRDLDGFLAKASIILDETATSLDDVLREMLKHFVEDPENAEPSCNFDKIMSTLFTDSGAPREGNVHLLSDTIQGVTATATGVQYQQSWLCIICTIKSLQRRHVCISRLERPQNWGENSCEVRFVILVLAPPKMKSTKTATEVGRTFATMFSDIAFRQKLLETKTEEEFKEALVHQRHLLTVVNRHSSVNDGHKVHSHKPLKLQEFLNVGKGIFDDIARRLPVYPLDFTDGIIGNNKAIGKYITTMIFLYFACLLPSIAFGSLNDESTGGVIDVQKTIVGQCIGGVIYALFSGQPLVVLLTTAPLALYINVIRGICDDYHLDFKAFYAWTGLWNSCFLVLYSLFNCSLLMKLFKRSTEEIIALFISITFVLDALKGIIKIFKKYYLEAPDSHYRKESFDTFPNVTLSPDTLFNSTLNISILHSHGADHEDLQHGKESAVLSLMLMFGTLWLGHTLYQFKKSPYLHSRVREMLSDCALPISVLTFSVVGSYFFQDISIAKFNYIETESLFVLAPIGSLSMGSITSAMGLGFLLSMLFFIEQNIVASLTNAPENRLVKGTAYHWDLLLVALINTGLSVFGMPWIHAAFPHSPMHVRALANVEERVEHGHIYETIVSVKETRLTSLVANILVGLSLFLLPLPLQWIPKPVLYGLFLYIALTSIDGSQLFERVALLLKEQTAYPPTHYIRRVPQRKIHYFTGLQVLQLVILCGFGMSPLPYMKMIFPLIMIGMIPIRYNLLPKIIESKYLDAMDAEH, encoded by the exons cagAAAATGAGAGCCACGGCTGTGTATTGCTTCACACCTCcagaaaa TACCTAAAATTAAAGAACTTTGAGGAGGAGGTGAGAGCCCACCGGGACCTGGACGGCTTCCTTGCCAAAGCCAGCATTATCCTGGATGAGACGGCGACCTCTCTGGATGACGTCCTGCGGGAGATGCTCAAGCACTTTGTGGAAGACCCGGAGAACGCTGAGCCCAGCTGCAACTTTGACAAAATCATGAGCACTTTATTCACAGACTCCGGCGCTCCGAGGGAAGGGAATG tacatCTGCTTTCGGACACAATCCAAGGGGTGACGGCCACGGCCACAGGTGTTCAGTACCAGCAGTCCTGGCTCTGTATAAT TTGCACTATAAAGTCACTTCAGAGACGACATGTTTGCATCAGCCGACTGGAGAGGCCGCAGAATTGGGGGGAGAACTCCTGTGAAGTGAGGTTCGTCATTCTCGTCCTGGCTCCTCCAAAAATG AAAAGTACCAAAACCGCAACAGAAGTGGGAAGGACGTTTGCAACCATGTTTTCAGACATTGCCTTCCGGCAGAAACTTCTAGAAACCAAAACAGAGGAGGAGTTTAAGGAAGCGTTGGTTCACCAGCGGCACCTCCTGACAGTAGTCAACAGGCACTCTTCAGTGAACGATGGCCACAAAGTCCACAGCCACAAACCTCTAAAG CTACAAGAATTTCTCAATGTGGGAAAGGGAATTTTCGATGATATTGCGCGGAGACTGCCAGTCTACCCTTTGGATTTTACGGACG GTATTATCGGAAATAACAAGGCCATCGGAAAGTACATAACAACTATGATTTTCTTGTACTTTGCATGCCTCCTGCCCTCAATCGCCTTTGGCTCATTGAATGATGAAAGCACTGGCGGGGTGATTG ACGTGCAGAAGACAATTGTTGGTCAGTGCATTGGGGGGGTGATATACGCACTCTTCTCTGGGCAACCTCTAGTGGTTTTACTGACGACAGCACCCTTGGCCCTATATATCAATG TTATCCGTGGAATCTGTGATGACTACCACCTGGACTTCAAAGCTTTTTACGCCTGGACGGGGCTGTGGAATAGCTGCTTCCTGGTCCTATATTCTCTGTTCAATTGTAGCCTGCTCATGAAGCTGTTTAAGAG GTCGACAGAAGAAATCATAGCACTTTTTATCTCCATAACGTTTGTGCTGGACGCACTCAAAGGGATTATCAAAA TTTTTAAGAAGTATTACCTGGAAGCCCCTGACTCCCATTATCGTAAGGAGTCTTTTGACACCTTTCCCAATGTTACCTTGTCACCTGACACCTTATTCAACTCCACCCTGAACATCTCCATCCTGCACAGTCACGGCGCCGATCACGAGGATTTACAGCACGGGAAGGAGTCGGCTGTCCTCAGCCTCATGCTCATGTTTGGGACCTTGTGGCTCGGTCACACGTTGTACCAGTTCAAGAAGAG CCCCTACCTGCACTCAAGAGTCCGAGAAATGCTGTCCGATTGTGCGCTGCCCATATCCGTCCTGACCTTCTCTGTGGTGGGGTCGTATTTCTTCCAGGATATAAGCA TCGCAAAGTTTAACTATATAGAAACAGAGAGCCTGTTCGTGCTGGCGCCTATCGGGTCACTCTCCATGGGATCTATCACCAGTGCCATGGGCCTAGGGTTCCTCCTGTCCATGTTGTTCTTCATAGAACAGAACATTGTGGCGTCCCTTACCAATGCACCTGAGAACAG GCTGGTGAAAGGGACGGCGTATCACTGGGATCTCCTCCTCGTGGCTCTTATTAACACCGGATTGTCCGTATTCGGGATGCCCTGGATCCACGCAGCCTTCCCTCACTCGCCGATGCACGTCCGAGCGCTGGCCAATGTGGAAGAGAGAGTGGAGCATGGGCATATCTATGAGAC GATTGTAAGTGTGAAGGAGACGCGTCTGACATCGCTGGTGGCGAACATACTGGTTGGCCTCTCCCTCTTCCTTCTGCCTCTTCCACTTCAGTGGATCCCGAAACCTGTCCTGTACGGCCTTTTCCTGTACATCGCCCTGACCTCCATAGACGGCAGCCAgctctttgagcgggtggctttGCTGTTGAAAGAGCAG ACCGCGTACCCCCCCACCCATTACATCAGAAGGGTCCCCCAGAGGAAGATTCACTACTTCACCGGCCTCCAGGTCCTGCAGCTTGTTATTCTGTGTGGCTTCGGCATGTCGCCTCTGCCGTACATGAAGATGATCTTTCCTCTGATTATGATAGGAATGATCCCCATCAG GTACAACCTACTACCCAAGATTATCGAATCCAAATACCTGGACGCAATGGACGCTGAACATTAG